The following is a genomic window from Nitrospirota bacterium.
TGCATGGAGCATCGGGGAGTACGCCGAGGAGCTTCCCGCCGAGATGTGGGAGCGCATAGGAGAAAGGGCCGCAAACAGGGCCTGACGCGGAAGGCACCACCCCCGGAGGGCCGCGCTCCATCCTTTTTTCCGGAGACGAGAACATGGACGATTTTCTGGAGAGAATGCGGACGCTCTATGAGCGGATGAGCGCCGCCTACGATACGGCGGCCGCCCGGTACGGGCTGAGCTGCGAGGGGTGCGCCGAGAACTGCTGCACCCAGCGCTTCCACCACCATACGCTGGCCGAGTACTACTATCTTCGCGAGGGCGTGATGGAGGCCGACCCGGACCTGGTGCGGCAGATGCTCATGCGGGCCCACGTGGTGGTGGACAGCTACCGGCGCGAGATGGAGGCCGGGGAGATGCTTCCCCTCATGTGCCCGGCAAACTTCACCGGGAAGTGCATCCTGTACGAGCACCGTCCCATGATATGCCGCCTTCACGGGCTCCCCCACAGGTTCGTCAAGCCCGACGGCGCCGAGGTCACCGGGGGCGGGTGCCACAGGTTCGAATCCGAGTGCGGGGGCCCGGAGGAGCGCGTGGATCGCACGCCCTTTTATACGGAGCTGGCCCATATCGAGCGGGACCTCCGGGTGGCGCTCAAGAGGCGCGGGCGGTACCGCAGGACCACCGCGGAGATGCTCCTGGACATGATGGCCGAGGAGCAGTCCCTCGCCCTCCTGCTTGAAGGAGACTGAGCCGTGGCCATCCTCGTCATAGACGGCTATAACCTCGTGGGCACCATGCACGGCAACCTGGAGGCCGAGCGGGAGCGCCTCCTGGAGGCCCTGTCGGCGTACCAACAGGTAAGCGGCCATGAGATTACCGTGATCTTTGACGGTTGGCGGGAAGGGCCGGGTGAGGAGCACCGGGAGAAGCGCAGCGGCCTGGAGGTCGTCTTCTCCGCCCTGGGAGAGACGGCGGACGCGGTCATCGGGCGTGCTCTGCCCGCGGGGCACCAGTGCATAGTGGTGAGCTCGGACCGCGAGGTGCAGAAGCGCACCTGGACGCAGGGCTCGGTGCCGGTGGGGGCCGATACGTTCCTGGGCATCCTGGAGCGGAGGACCCGCGGCCTGGCCGAGGGGGAGTACGCCCCCTGGGACCCGGACGAGGAAGAGGAAGAGATGGGTCCGAGGAAGAAGGGCAACCCCCGGAAACTGAGCAAGAAGGACCGTGCGGTTCAGCGCGCCCTGAGCAAGCTCTAAACCCCGGCCTTCACTTCCACCCGCGCTTCAAGGTTCAATCGCTCCGGGCCGTGGCCT
Proteins encoded in this region:
- a CDS encoding NYN domain-containing protein, producing the protein MAILVIDGYNLVGTMHGNLEAERERLLEALSAYQQVSGHEITVIFDGWREGPGEEHREKRSGLEVVFSALGETADAVIGRALPAGHQCIVVSSDREVQKRTWTQGSVPVGADTFLGILERRTRGLAEGEYAPWDPDEEEEEMGPRKKGNPRKLSKKDRAVQRALSKL